The sequence below is a genomic window from Coffea arabica cultivar ET-39 chromosome 4c, Coffea Arabica ET-39 HiFi, whole genome shotgun sequence.
ATACAGGGTAACTGTTAGGAGAAGAGTGGACTACATAACACAACTAGAAGTAATTGCTATATCACTCAATCGTACAAGACTGAACTATTAtgtcaaaaaaattaaacaaaaatgaaaaaacgaGCAGAATTATTTGTATTCTTTGGGCATTGGAAACATTAAGCAAAATTTAAGTCATGTTCAAAGTAATTATTTCACACACTCAGAAATGATCACTTCCTTTCCTCAAGAGATCAAAGAAGAACAGCCAAAAGCATGCTCTCTACCTCCATCCAACACTGCAACTTGTGCACCAAAAGGAGGAGAACAGTAAACCAATGCTTACTTGAAATCACACAAACTTTAGAGCTAGCAGACATTCTCCAAACAACTAGTTCCTCTATCCAATGATTATTAGCCTCATGTCCCTTTGGTGCTGTCCCAAGATTGTTCGCAAGACAAACAGAAGAATTTGATTAACATTATCAATAAATTACCAACTGTTAAAAGAGTTTGGATTGCTCAACTTTTTCCCACCAGAAAAGAAGTATTACTATTATGTCCTGAGTAAAAGAGTACATAAAGAGGTCAAGAGAGCATCTTTTAAGCTCAACCATACTTAATCTGCAAATCACCCACCTTAAAACAACCCAATCGACTTATCATTGCAACAGTTACCATGAGAATTGTTCAATGTTCATAAATTTGTCTAATCATTTGAAATAAGATGCTGCTCGCACATCCTTAAATAGCCAAATTAGAAAGTAGGCCAAAACATGGAAGCCAACTGAATAAGACCTGAATGTGCAACTAGAAATTATACACAATAGTGTAAACAACACACCGTGAAGGAGTCAATAAGCAAAAAATCAATGACATGAATCATTAAACTCAGCCAGCAGGATTACTAACCTCATTAGCTGTCACCTGCTGAGTGTGTAACGGGAAACCGAAGGACCAGGAGCTCAGCTGAATATTAATTTGGAGAAAAAGTCAGGTGCCATGTTCGAAGCACAGAATGAGCGAAGATAGAAAACCATTGGTACCTGATCAAAAAGTTCATCTTCTGGCTTGCTATATATTATATCTTCTTCCCTATCTCCACTCTTCCCCATTTTCTTGTTTGCATTCTTATGCTACAGTCGCCGATCCAGATACAAAGTCAGAAAAAGAGAACTCAGAATCTTCTAGACAATCAAAACAAAGTGAGAGCTGGAGTGTGAAATGTTAAAGAAGCATACCTTGTAGATTTTGCTGATCATTAGGTAAGACTTAAAACAAAAGGATTTTTGGAGCTCCTCTGTTGGCTTCAGAAAGCAGAAAAACGCAAAGCTCAAACCACTGAAAAAACATTTTGTAGCAATTTACCAGAATATCCAACCAAGCTCATCCATTTACACAGATTTCTTATCTAACCTCATCTTCTGTTGCCCATGAGACTTCATCAAATAAAGCATCATAAAGGGGAGGCAAAAGCTGAGGAGGAAGATTAACTACACGTTGGGATACCAATAGTCCGACATCGTGTGCCTTCTCTCCCAAAAGAGACCTCAAATTAGAGACCGAATCCTCTTTGCATGACTTAAGCAAAAATTCCTTCAGCTCGATCATACATTTATGATCCTGCAATGACCAGAGCATTATTACTTAAACTCTTTGACAATGCAGTTTCAATATACATGACCTCCAATATTGAGGTTATTCTGATTAGTCCTATAATTCAGAAGTGAAATTTAAGACTAGAGAAGAAAACTGAGGAACCTTGACTTTTgacattaaaaaatgtaacacAATATCTATACAAAAATGATCCGCCACAGTATTTGGGCTACAAACTGCATAGACAACTTAAACTCGTACTTTAACTTGCCTTGTATCTTCCCATATTAAGAGCAGTAACAAAAGCATAAACtccttcatcttcatcatcctcTATCTTGACAACTGTCCCGACGGTAGTTTGTCCCAATATCAAATCTACAAAGCCACTTAAATCCCATAGCTTATCATCCATGTAGGTTTGAAGGAGGACCTTCACTCCATTGAAATCATCAGGTTTTGGATCAAAGAATGAAAAATCTGCTTGGACAACTCCCTTTAGAGAAGAATTACAATGTCAAAAGGACGTCAACTCACTTGAGTGCAGTTTATAAGTCAGAAATTGAATGCAGTTTATTCATGGGACATAAAATATCCCAAAGGATATATTACTCGTAATTGATGATCACACAACACATAGTTAGGTTTATAGTTAAAATGGATTAGAAATTGTTTTACAACTTTATAGATGCATCTGATAATAATGAAACTAGTTTTTTAAAGATGAATTGCTTACATCAAACTCTCCATCATCCGAAGAATCTGAGGTTTCACCATGATTCTGAAATGTACCATCCTTTACCACCCCATTAGCCGAAATTTCCACATCTGAATTCATTTTTGATATCGTTTAGGATAAAATTCCAAGCTACATAACCAGAAAACTATAGTACTACTGACACTAAATTCTACTAGGACAAGTAGAAATTTTCGAACAACCTGAAGTGCTGCGAGCAGACTTGTCTTTAATAACAGAGTCCAAAATTTGGTGCTTCATCTTTTTGGTAGGATAAAGAAAAGCCATTGAGCGACCAAATGGAGAAAAACTCACGGGTCGTTGCCGGCGCCTCCTGGGTTTTCGTGGCATTTTCTGCAAAATCAACGCAACTTTTAAGCTCATTTTGGCTTTTGCAGATTCTGTGACaggggaaaaaaacaaaaacaaaaacaaaattctcTCCTTTCACCCTCCCAGTTCTTTACTTGGCCCAGCAGTGAATCCAACCACGAACGTTACCGAAATTGAGGAGGAATGAAAGATTACTGCAGCTAACATAATTATTAAAAGAAACCATTTGGCCATATAAAAAGCGAAAAACAAAGTTCCAAAATGCAAATGCGAAGAAAAAATTGAGCAGAAGAGGTTTTCAACCGTCTAATGATGATCAAAGTAAGAGATAATTTATAATTAAATCAGTAATTAAGTAGGTACCGTGATAATTTCAGCTCGTCTACGCGGCGGCGATTGCTGGTGGTGCCCGGTGGTGTAGCGGAGGTAGAGGTTAATGGGTTTAGGGTTTAACGGGAGGCCAGAAACCTCTATGGCTAGGACTTAGCCTTGGGACTCCGTTTTAAAATGTCGTGTAATTTACCTTTTAAAGACTGGATTAAAGAAAAAAGAcattaatttcaaaagtttctaaCAGTTTCACTGCCGTCCCCGAGGTTTTAAGAATTTCACTACCCTCACTTACaactaatttttttaacaaatcagcccaattcaaaaaaaaaaaaaaaaaaaggtaaaaccaACAACAAATTCACTCCGCCTTTTGTTTGTCGCACTCTGATTATCATTTATATTAtatgattttcatttattaaattatatgataaaacaaattgtGGTGCCAAATTGTGATTAATAAAAAGTGAACTACGATTACATTTTCCTTTGTTCAATTGGTGCCAAAACGTAATTTCAATTCATAAAACATTTATTATTAGATAATCCATAGATGGCTCTTAAGCCTTTTCATTTGAACAAACTGAAACCAAGCCCTCGTACACGATTTAGATTCTTTTCCAACGAATGCTAATTACGTTATGGAGGTTGAATTTAATACCACCGAGAAATACAATGGTGTAAAACTCAAACTGGACAGCAGCGAATTGGCTAAACTATTGGGTCAGAGGTCAACTGATCAGATTGGTCGGATCATTCTCAAGACGTCAGCatgatattataattattttatatttttataagtttcaaaaatattgaaattaaatttttagattaaagaaaaaagaCATAATTTCAAAATGTTCCAAAAATATTAGCTTTCAATCAAATATACACCTAATAATTATGTATAAAAATGTAAATTCTTGGTTAAAATATGTCCATTCTCCAAAACTActtaaaaaactaaattaaaacaaattaatgcaAGTTGAAATCATTGATGCTAAATTAATGAGATCATAAGGATAAAAATATCTTGATTTAGAGATCATTTAGGAAAGCAAGTGATTTTGATATTTACACTAAATAGGtgacatttttttatttctattaataaatgaaagtgTTACAATCTAAGTAACTCAAATTATGTTtggaaaaaacaagaaagaaaagtttgagAATTGAATCAACCAATAAACTTGGGTCACTGGTGTAGCcgatttttaatgattttaactGATTTTTTACCAAAGCGATTTTATACTACACACCAACTTGAAAAGAAGGTCAGTTCATGGTCATACCAGTCCGATCCGGGTCTAATAACACTGGGGAAATGTCATACATACGATATGCAAGATTACACATGCATAACTCCAATAAACACCAAGAAAGGAATTTTGTGGGAAGAGACTATCataaaatagttttaaaaaaaaaaaacacagaaaGAAGGGAAATCAAATACTATTGTTGGCATTGAATATGATTGATTAGTTTATTTAGTTTACAATTGAAGACGGAATTGTGACACCAAATCATGGATTTTGCGTAGAAGATGCACCATCAGTTAATCCACCATACAACTTTATCAAGGCATAAAGTAAGATAGAAGTAGAGATGCATAAGCACAGCCAACTGCAGTAGGGACATGATGCAGGTTCAGTTCTTGTAATACTTTCGTCAAGCTGCTTCTGCCGCTCTTTATCTTTTTCAGCCTCCTCAACTATGCTGTTACAAGTTTAAGCAAAACACAACTATGATAATAGGTCCCTTTGGCTAAAGAATAAAAGGCAGTAATGGTTGTCAAATTATCATCTCATTAACTTGTTACACACACAAAGCAATTTTCTATCCATCCAATCTAACACTTCATCTTCTATTGTGAGCCGAattgtttttatatttattttttttcccatttttgaaATGCTTCAAGTGTAGAGGTGCAAACTGCAATTGGTTCGATTCTATTAATTTGAATGTGTAACGTGGAGTAGCCATCGTGTTTTGTGCATAGTTTTTAGTCTTTCAGGGTGCTTCAAATTACAAGGAATGTAGTAAAAGAGAGGGATGAGTTTAACATGCCTTGGTTCTGGAAGGACTTCTTTTAGTGCTTCTGGTGCTGATTCTGGTTGTTTGGGAGctgtttcttcttttggttgttcGGGCTGTGCAGTTTCTGTTGGTGGAATTTGTTGGCTTTCTTCACTTTTGATGGCCATGTCCTGAGCCTAgtataatatacataaataaGTCATCTGTAGCTATATTTTCACTGCGCAAATGGTATTAGTGCAGACAGCTTACCATCTTCTTGAACTGCAGATTGTAGAACAGATCAATGTATCTAAGCTTAGCATTCTTTTGTTCCTTCTTGAATTGCCTCCAGAAGCCATAGGTGGATCCTATATTTAAGACTTTCTTTGCATAGATATTCCATGTATAGCTGGaacaattaaaacaaaagaTTCGATGGATGAGAAAGTAGTTCTAATAACACGAGTCATGGAATATTCTTCAGATATTAAAGGTTCATCTAATTGTACCATTCATATATGCGCCTGAGGCCCTCTTCAGACATTCTGTTCCAGTGTCCAGAATGTTTCTTACACTTTGCAAAGAAATCAGCAATCTTGTTGCTTGTCTCATCACCATTGTAAGGATCAATGTGAAAGCCTGAGACTCCATCCACAATTATTTCAGCCGGTCCTCCTTGAATGGTGGCAAAAGTAGGTAATCCACAATTCATGGCCTCAATTACTGTCAATCCAAAGGCTTCATACAATGCAGGCTGAACAAAAGCTCCCTTTGTGTCAGCAATGCATCGATAAAGTTCACCATTCCTGTTTCTATCAGTCTGAGCTGCAATCCATCTCATTTGATCCTTGAGTTGGTATTTCTCAATTAAAGTATGCATCTTCttaatttcttccatttcttccctATCTTTAGACTTGGAAGGATCGAAACATCCCCCAACAATAACGAGGTTTACCAAATCTCGGAGCCTCTTGTTCTTTCCATACCATTCTGTCAGTCCTGTAATATTCTTCACTATGTCAATTCTTGACATTGAAAAGATTATTGGTTTCTTCCGGTCTGCAAGAACTCCACTGTTCCAGAAGCAGTTCAGCTTTAGTGCCAAAATTAGGTAGAACAGACTTATTTTGCGGATACAGGGAAAAGACTTACATATGCTCATCGTTGTTGTCTTTACTGTacagtagctcctcgatggCAGGATGAAACGAGGTGAATCGCTTCTTTTTCTCAGAAAAGGGGAAGTAGACAGATTGATCAGCTCCAGGAGCAGCAATgttgaattttgggtcaaagaCGTCGATGCCTGAAACTACTCGATACAGCCCAGGCATTGTGAATGCCGTATGGCTTTCATATTGTCCAGGCCTGGTTTTACTGGATTatgaaagaacaagaaaaggtTAGTTCTGGCCATCTTTACTTTGAGCCCCTCGTGACCTATTGTGTCTCCAGGAACGTAAATGGTATTTAACAGACTAACCTTCCAGCAATCTCTTGAAATGTGCTGGTAACTACAAAATCGGCAGCATTCATTGCTATTAAATCAGCAGTGAATTGGCAAGAAAAATGGTGCTTTTGATCAAATTCCTTCCATTtgatatcagaatcttcatatTTGGTTTTCTCAAGTGCATGAGCAATTGTTCCCTAATTGAAACTTTTCCATGTTAGATGTTCCACAATTTTCTGACAAACACAATGTCACAGATCCGGAAGTATATAAATGATTAATCAAAATGGCCAACCAGAGTTACTCCAAGCTCTCTGGCCATTAGAGATGCGACTAAGTTTCCATCTGTGTAGTTCCCAATGATAAGGTCTGGTTTACCTTCCAGTAGTTCTAGGACCTTTTCAGCAGCATCCTAAAAACAAGGCAGAGAAGCGATAGAAAGTAATAAACaactgataaaaaaaaatgatcaagAATATGTCCCAAATGAAGGCAGATTAATCACTTGCCTGGGCAAATCTCTCCAAATGCGGATATATATCAAATCGAGAAATCCACTGGCGGAGAACCCCTTTCTCAGTTTGAAAAGGGACACGAACAATATGGGAGTGTTTGGCGTTAATGATAGGCTCAATCTCCTGATTACACTTTGTGCCTTGTGCGTCTGGTATGAGACGAGTGACCTGCCCACATGCGAGAAGTTGAAAATTTAGCAGTCTTGTAGTTGTAGCCACCCACAAATATCAGCCTGAATTGCACCCATGCTTACCACTAGAATTCGAGGCCTCACATTCAAGCCTTGTTGCTTGATCCTTGAAAGTAATTCTTCCTCTAGAGCTTTTACTTGGTCCAGAATGTAGACTACCTTTTCAATGTAACAGATAAGTACAAAACCACTCTTCATTTTGCATTATCAAAACCAATACCTAGTTACTGATGCTATTGGGAGCAATGAGTTGGAAAAAAATGTTGATACAAATATGCACCTGGCCTCCAGTATCGGGCAAACCTAGGACATCTGATTGGCCAAAGTACCCATGAATGGAGAAGATTACAACGTTGAAAATAACTGGAAGCCTGCTGAAAAGTGATTCCACGTTTAGGGGATCTGGAGCCTGAAGTATCTCAGAAAGCATCCTCATTGTTTCCTTGACTCTTTCTGCAGTATCCCCCCAACCTTTCTCAAAACCAAACTCTTTAAGCCTGGATCAtccaagtaatcaaataacattCAGATTCTAAAAGCGGGTATATTATCATAACTGTATTAAAAGCAGCAAAGTCTACCTCTGCTCGAAGTTTTGATAAGGTGTGTCTTTTGCCAtggaagagagaaaaacttcaGCAACAATCAGTGCGGTTCGAAGCTTTGTCACCGTGTTCAGGGTGTCATTGATCATCAGATTCTGCAATTTTGAGAAGTTAAAAAGTAGAATGTTATAGTCAGCTCTAAATGCACTGTTTCAGGAAGAGTTGGCATTGACAATTGCGTAAACTTTTTCTAATTGCCAACCTCTCCTTGGTGATTAAGAGTTAGCAAGTATTCGACCAATGGTTTAGCACTCTCAGGATCACCAATGAACTTTGAAGCCATGAACTTTGAGATGTAGCTAATTCCCTTGCCAACTGAAGAAGTGAGTGCCAGACGTGGAATACCAAAGTCAAATGCTCTAAAATCTAGTTCCAGAGCATTTTCATCCTTTGACCTGTAGATGAAGACATTACCATGTCACGAACTTCAAAAACTGATTTCATAATGAGTTATATTCTCAAAATTGCAATACTAACTCATCAGTGTTATTTCTCTGCTATGTCCTGCTTACCAGTTTTCATCGTAGATCATTTCTTTTAGTCTCAGGTATTCGGTTGCAGTAATATTATTAGCTGATAGATCCTCGGCATTCACCTTAACATAGTCGAAGCATCCAGAACCGTATCTCACTGCAAAAGCAACATAAGGCGGTACAACAGCCGCTTCCTGCAAATTTAACCAGAAAACTAGTTAGATCAGTTGCGATTGCTTGTTGTGGAGCTTTTGGCAGGGAGCTGATCAGCTGACAGTCAAGTCGAAAAGATAAATTTCCTTTTACCTGCGTGGAACTCAGGATTTCACCAAGTGATACCTCCAAAACCTTGGCTCTTTCAGCCCTGTCCACGATTACACTCTCCATCTCTTCCATCAAATGCTGGTGTTTCATCAGCCTCGTTCCCATGCTAGTAAACCTTCAGAAATCACAATACGTTTTATTTACATTTTTCCAAATTCAAGTGCCAAACACCGAAAGAAGTTAGAACTCTGCATGGTAAAGATTTGcaaccaaataaagaaaatcGCAATGATGAAGACTTGATTATCACCTGGCAAAGCATCTCTTCATATGGTACCGACTCTGCCTTAACGCGTCAGGCATGAGACCATCTACCACTGCAAAAGCCATTGATTGGGAAACTATCGACTAAATGGTTtttatttgcttctttttttcaatGGTTCAAAGCTGAGGACTAGTAGGATTTTGTTGCCTGTCTCTTTCGCATATCCATCAGGAAAACAccatccatatatatatatatatatatggggtTTGGAGGGAAAGCCTTGCGCGTGGAAATGAAGTCTTTGGCAAGGATTTAGATCGCATGAGGAAGAGAAAGAACATTCCTTGGGCCAAACCGTGGGAAATAAAAATGATAAGCCAAGAAAAGAATTCATCTCTCCTATGAGCAAAACTAAGCTTTTATCTTTCCCCAACGTGAAATAGTTGAGCCTTGTGGAAAGAATCCATGGTGAGCAATTCAGCATTTATTCTTTTCTTCAGTGGTCTCCGTGCAGCAAGCTTGACTGAAAAAATCTCTTGCTTTCATTGGTAAAACACTATTTGCAATCAATGATTCTCTGAAAAAGAACTTTTCATTTCCAAAACTAGATTAGTTTTGCGTCTGTCTGTTATGGTAGCATTTTTATGGGTAatcttttcaagatatttatcGAATATTTGTCCGTTAATTCTCTGTCATTTGGGCTGAGCCATATACTGACAAGTTATACC
It includes:
- the LOC113739772 gene encoding protein BCCIP homolog; protein product: MPRKPRRRRQRPVSFSPFGRSMAFLYPTKKMKHQILDSVIKDKSARSTSDVEISANGVVKDGTFQNHGETSDSSDDGEFDGVVQADFSFFDPKPDDFNGVKVLLQTYMDDKLWDLSGFVDLILGQTTVGTVVKIEDDEDEGVYAFVTALNMGRYKDHKCMIELKEFLLKSCKEDSVSNLRSLLGEKAHDVGLLVSQRVVNLPPQLLPPLYDALFDEVSWATEDEPTEELQKSFCFKSYLMISKIYKHKNANKKMGKSGDREEDIIYSKPEDELFDQLSSWSFGFPLHTQQVTANELKDYRPMGLVMAVDASKVGIFRKQLHSLIDES
- the LOC113739771 gene encoding sucrose synthase 7: MAFAVVDGLMPDALRQSRYHMKRCFARFTSMGTRLMKHQHLMEEMESVIVDRAERAKVLEVSLGEILSSTQEAAVVPPYVAFAVRYGSGCFDYVKVNAEDLSANNITATEYLRLKEMIYDENWSKDENALELDFRAFDFGIPRLALTSSVGKGISYISKFMASKFIGDPESAKPLVEYLLTLNHQGENLMINDTLNTVTKLRTALIVAEVFLSSMAKDTPYQNFEQRLKEFGFEKGWGDTAERVKETMRMLSEILQAPDPLNVESLFSRLPVIFNVVIFSIHGYFGQSDVLGLPDTGGQVVYILDQVKALEEELLSRIKQQGLNVRPRILVVTRLIPDAQGTKCNQEIEPIINAKHSHIVRVPFQTEKGVLRQWISRFDIYPHLERFAQDAAEKVLELLEGKPDLIIGNYTDGNLVASLMARELGVTLGTIAHALEKTKYEDSDIKWKEFDQKHHFSCQFTADLIAMNAADFVVTSTFQEIAGSKTRPGQYESHTAFTMPGLYRVVSGIDVFDPKFNIAAPGADQSVYFPFSEKKKRFTSFHPAIEELLYSKDNNDEHIGVLADRKKPIIFSMSRIDIVKNITGLTEWYGKNKRLRDLVNLVIVGGCFDPSKSKDREEMEEIKKMHTLIEKYQLKDQMRWIAAQTDRNRNGELYRCIADTKGAFVQPALYEAFGLTVIEAMNCGLPTFATIQGGPAEIIVDGVSGFHIDPYNGDETSNKIADFFAKCKKHSGHWNRMSEEGLRRIYECYTWNIYAKKVLNIGSTYGFWRQFKKEQKNAKLRYIDLFYNLQFKKMAQDMAIKSEESQQIPPTETAQPEQPKEETAPKQPESAPEALKEVLPEPSIVEEAEKDKERQKQLDESITRTEPASCPYCSWLCLCISTSILLYALIKLYGGLTDGASSTQNP